The genomic window GCCAACCCGGATCCTCCGTTTGACGGCAGAGGAACCCGGCTTACCAACCCGCAGCGACCAGCACCTTCCCCGAAATCACTCAAGCCGGTGGGGCTGCCCTCCAGACGGGCATGCCCGTCTTCCGTTCAGCCCCACCGGCCAAGGTGGTTGTCGGCACCGGCCAAGATGGTTGTCGCTGAACATGCGCAAGGTCGACGGCTGGGAGACGCTTTCCCAGCCCCTCGACCCGATACCTCTTGACGCAGCCGCCTGAGAAACCGAACCTTCACATGCCCGGACCACACCGCCAGGGAATTTCCACAGCATTCGCGACACGACCCAAAGCGCTGGGCCTGTTGCTGGCAGCAATCACCATCGCGTTCGCGGCCTGCTCGAACCAGTGGCGCAGGACCGCTCACTCCTGCTGAACCTCCGCCACACGGGTGAACGCGCCGGTGGGCTGGCAGAGCACTTTTCGACATCGGAGAGAACCCATGAAATCCAACGCCAGATGCTTGAGGCCGTCAGCCGCTGCCCTGCCAATCGCGATGCCCTGCCTGACCGGCGGCCCGATGGCCGGTTCTGAAAGCTTGGGACGTGTCTGTCCGCCCTTGGTGGTCTTGCGACCGATCAGGCATTTGACACCAAAGAGATGGGCGCGGTTCCGGAGGGCACTTTGGTCGTACGTATGCCCTGCATTATGGGGTTTTGTCGGCTCAAGGCAAAACCAAAAACTGTGGAAGCCCGACCTTGGCATACCAAAGCGCACCCGCCACTGCGAGACCGGTCATCAGAAGTCCGGCGCCGACCAGCCAAGGATAACTTGCTGTTCCCATCCGAAATGCAAGGAAGATCCGGATCACGGTATTGACCATGATGGCGACGGCCATGGGAAGCACGGCTTCGGGGCTTGTCATCTGACCCGCGCCCACCAATGACGCCAGCGCGACTGCAGCCGAGCTCGTGCTGACGGCTCCGGCAATCGCAACCGTGATGATCACGCCGCTCGCGCCGAACATATCGTTCACGAAGGCGGAAATCACCAGGACCGCAGTCACGACCACAGCAAAGGCCACGGCGCTTCTGATGCTGAAGATCTGGGAAGGCAACTCGACGCCGGCCTGCTCGCCGCCTTGACGCAACCCGATATAGGTCAGCACACCTCCATAGATCGCGGCGACTATGATCGGCAGCGCGAGGATCGGTACGGTTGCGGCAAACAGCATTGGACTGAGAAACAGCAGGATCACCCCGGTTTGCAGGAGCGACGAGATCGACGAAAGGGTCGCCCCTGCGGCGGCCGCAAGTGCTTGCGCCGGGATTTCCTTCGCCTTGGTGGCCATGGCCGAGACGACGGCAGTTGATGACACGAATCCGGAAAGCAATCCGCCAAGGGGCAGACCGAGTCGCGCCCCGAGAACGCGCGTGGAGATGTGACTGCCGGCACCGATGGCCATCACGAGCAGGACCATGAGGAACAGACGCTGAGGATTGATTGCTTCACCGGGTCCGATACCCTGGTCGGGCAGGACGGGCAGGATCACCAGGGTTGCCACCCCAAGGATCAACCCGTCACGCAATTCTACTGCAGTCAGAATCGATCGACTGAAGTCGTGCAGGACCGACCGCGCGAACAGAAGCGCGGCCACGAGCACCGCAGCAGCGGCGGCAAGCATCGTGTTGTCTGCCGCCAGCCCGCCGAGGATGACCACGATCAGCAGCGCGAAACTTGTGGTCAGCCCGGACTGGGCTTTCGGCGCGGTAAATTGCGCCAAAGCCCAAAGCCCCCCGACAAGGCCAAGTGCTACGGCAAGCAGCGGCCAGCCACCCGCGATCTGGCACAGCGCGCCAAGCAACGCTGCCAGTGCAAAG from Paracoccaceae bacterium Fryx2 includes these protein-coding regions:
- a CDS encoding DUF4010 domain-containing protein; amino-acid sequence: MTLDPAQIYVLLEALGIGILIGIERERNAQKQGAAATAGVRTFALAALLGALCQIAGGWPLLAVALGLVGGLWALAQFTAPKAQSGLTTSFALLIVVILGGLAADNTMLAAAAAVLVAALLFARSVLHDFSRSILTAVELRDGLILGVATLVILPVLPDQGIGPGEAINPQRLFLMVLLVMAIGAGSHISTRVLGARLGLPLGGLLSGFVSSTAVVSAMATKAKEIPAQALAAAAGATLSSISSLLQTGVILLFLSPMLFAATVPILALPIIVAAIYGGVLTYIGLRQGGEQAGVELPSQIFSIRSAVAFAVVVTAVLVISAFVNDMFGASGVIITVAIAGAVSTSSAAVALASLVGAGQMTSPEAVLPMAVAIMVNTVIRIFLAFRMGTASYPWLVGAGLLMTGLAVAGALWYAKVGLPQFLVLP